A genomic window from Agrobacterium larrymoorei includes:
- a CDS encoding diacylglycerol/lipid kinase family protein — protein sequence MRLVAIFNRDGGTFRTTDLDAYCDHARTVFSQAGHEIECRLVSGKDIVKEMERTADDAGLDGLIAGGGDGTISAAAGIAWKHGIALGVVPAGTMNLFARSLKLPLDIWQAVDTLAQGQVQNVDIASANGHPFVHQFSAGLHARMVRYRDRMQYASRLGKMRANIRAALSVVLNPPVFDVEFTVAGETQHRRVCAISASNNEFGPNPLLVADDVTRGRLGFYVADALSPSGVARLAVDILRGRLKENAAVTSMAVENVELHFPRRRHDVRCVIDGELLPMKRDVELKIHAGELKVIVAKDSTNV from the coding sequence ATGAGGCTGGTTGCGATCTTCAACCGCGATGGCGGAACGTTCAGGACCACCGATCTGGACGCTTATTGCGACCATGCCAGGACGGTATTTTCACAGGCCGGCCACGAGATTGAATGCCGCTTGGTTTCCGGCAAGGATATCGTCAAGGAAATGGAGCGCACCGCCGATGATGCAGGACTGGATGGCCTGATTGCAGGCGGGGGTGACGGTACGATTTCTGCTGCGGCAGGCATCGCCTGGAAGCACGGCATTGCGCTCGGCGTTGTGCCGGCAGGGACCATGAATCTGTTTGCGCGATCGCTGAAACTTCCGCTCGATATCTGGCAGGCAGTCGATACCTTGGCCCAGGGTCAAGTCCAGAATGTCGATATTGCCAGCGCCAACGGTCATCCCTTCGTGCACCAGTTCTCAGCCGGTCTCCATGCCCGCATGGTGCGCTATCGTGACCGTATGCAATATGCGTCGAGGCTTGGTAAAATGCGGGCCAACATTCGCGCAGCACTCAGCGTCGTGCTCAATCCGCCTGTGTTCGACGTGGAATTCACCGTTGCAGGTGAGACCCAGCACCGTCGGGTTTGCGCCATCTCCGCCTCCAATAATGAGTTTGGCCCCAACCCTCTGCTAGTCGCGGATGATGTTACCCGCGGCCGCCTGGGGTTCTATGTGGCAGACGCCTTGAGCCCTTCCGGGGTGGCGCGGCTCGCGGTCGATATTCTGCGCGGCAGGCTGAAGGAAAACGCAGCGGTCACGTCGATGGCAGTCGAAAATGTCGAACTGCATTTTCCCAGGAGGCGTCATGATGTCCGCTGCGTCATCGACGGCGAACTGTTGCCGATGAAGCGCGATGTGGAGCTCAAAATCCACGCCGGGGAACTGAAGGT
- a CDS encoding MFS transporter: MSQSCPRENRAEAEDVAIAPSAQTGLSPISIALIELALAAGGFGIGTGEFAIMGLLPEVATTYGVSVPVAGHVITAYALGVVIGAPIIAVLAARLTRRVLLLSLMGLFAAGNILSALAPDFWTFTALRFISGLPHGAYFGVAALVAASMAPIHKRTRAVGRVMLGLTIATLLGTPLATFFGQLFSWRAAFLMVGGIALLTVALLWMFQPRDKVQEGASVRRELGAFRRLQVWLSLAIAAVGFGGMFAVFSYIAKTTTDVAMMPVSTVPIVLALFGIGMNVGNVVGSRLADLSLNGTIGGMLAFNVVLMTIFGLTAHNPYMLCLCVFLIGCGFAACPAVQTRLMDVAADAQTLAAASNHSAFNIANALGAWLGGLVIALGYGYASTGYVGAILSFAGLLVFIVAIVLERQEKVRSI; this comes from the coding sequence ATGAGCCAAAGCTGTCCACGCGAAAACCGTGCCGAAGCGGAAGACGTTGCCATCGCGCCCTCCGCACAGACAGGTCTCTCGCCCATCTCTATCGCGCTCATCGAACTGGCGCTTGCCGCCGGCGGCTTCGGCATCGGCACTGGTGAATTCGCGATCATGGGCCTCTTGCCGGAGGTGGCAACGACCTATGGAGTTAGCGTCCCTGTCGCTGGCCACGTCATTACGGCCTATGCGCTCGGCGTTGTCATCGGCGCGCCGATCATCGCGGTTCTTGCCGCGCGTCTGACACGCCGTGTGCTTCTCCTTTCGCTGATGGGCCTGTTTGCTGCCGGCAATATCTTAAGCGCCCTTGCACCGGACTTTTGGACATTCACCGCTCTGCGCTTCATCTCCGGATTGCCGCACGGCGCCTATTTTGGCGTTGCCGCCCTCGTCGCAGCGTCCATGGCGCCGATCCACAAGCGTACTCGTGCCGTCGGTCGCGTCATGCTGGGTCTGACCATCGCAACGCTTCTTGGCACGCCGCTCGCCACCTTCTTCGGCCAGTTGTTCTCCTGGCGGGCAGCCTTCTTGATGGTGGGCGGTATCGCACTGCTGACTGTAGCACTTCTGTGGATGTTCCAGCCCCGTGACAAGGTGCAGGAAGGTGCCAGCGTCCGGCGAGAACTCGGCGCCTTCCGCCGCCTTCAGGTCTGGTTGTCGCTGGCTATCGCTGCGGTGGGCTTTGGTGGGATGTTCGCAGTCTTCAGCTACATCGCCAAGACCACGACGGATGTGGCCATGATGCCGGTCTCCACCGTGCCGATCGTACTGGCGCTTTTCGGCATCGGGATGAACGTCGGCAATGTCGTCGGCTCACGCCTTGCAGACCTCTCATTGAACGGCACCATTGGCGGCATGCTGGCCTTCAATGTCGTCCTCATGACGATCTTCGGGCTGACGGCGCATAATCCCTATATGCTGTGCCTGTGCGTTTTCCTAATTGGTTGCGGTTTCGCGGCCTGCCCCGCCGTCCAGACCCGCCTGATGGATGTGGCAGCCGATGCGCAGACACTCGCTGCTGCCTCCAACCACTCCGCCTTCAACATTGCCAATGCACTTGGGGCCTGGCTCGGCGGTTTGGTCATCGCTCTCGGTTACGGCTACGCATCGACCGGATATGTCGGCGCGATCCTCTCCTTTGCGGGATTACTGGTCTTCATCGTTGCGATCGTTTTGGAGCGACAGGAAAAAGTGCGAAGCATCTAG